In the Sedimentisphaera cyanobacteriorum genome, GAGAAACGGGACCTGCTACAGATGCCACAACTGCGGCAACTCAATGGGCTGTTCATAAAGATTTAATAGAGAAAACAATCTCTATAGGGCGTTCGGGGCACGGACGCCCCTTTTTTGCGCCATGAGTAAACTCTTCGAACTAGAGCTAAGCCCCGATGCAGCGAAGAAAACTCCGCTGCCCGCTCCGATTGCCGCAGGTTTGCAAAGCTGAGAGAAAAATATTAAGAACTCAGCTGTTCGGCAATGTCATACTCGATCCAGCCGCCGCCTCTTTTCCATTTCGGCGGAGCCATTTCACTTTCCCACTGCTTATAAAGCTTTTTGAGATGTTTGAGTTTCTCAGGGTTTTTATCCGAGAGGTCGTTCTTTTCTGATATATCTTCTGCGAGATTATACAGACCGGCGGTGCCATCTTCCTGATGAACCCATTTCCAGTCTCCATCCCGCACAGCATATCCCTCGCCCCTTTTCCAGAAAAGTGTTTTATGCGGGCGTGATTTCTTTTTGCCGTTTAGGTAAGGCATCAGATTAACGCCGTCGAAGGGCTTGCCGAGAATCTTGCTCCCCCCTGCTGCTGCGTAGGCTGTGGGGAGGAAATCAAACCCGCTTACAGGTTTGTCGTAAACAGTATTTTTCTTTATCTCGCCCGGCCACTTCATTATACAGGGCACGCGGATTCCGCCTTCCCACTGCGAGCCTTTCATGCCTCGGAGCTTTCCGTTTGATGCCCCGTTATTTGTGCCGCCGTTGTCATTGAAGAACATAATGAGCGTATCATCCTCAAGCCCAAGCTCCTTGAGTTTGCCTGTTACTCTGCCGATGCTGTCATCCATTGCCTTAGTCATTGCGGCATTTGCCCGCCTTCTCCAAGGCTCAACATCGCTGAACTGCTCCAAATCTTCCTCTTTGGCGTGCATCGGAGTATGAACAGCGTTGTATGAGAGATACAGGAAAAACGGCCTGTCTTTATGCCTTTGCACATAATCGACTGCGTAATCGGTAAAGTCATCTGTGGTATAGGTGATTTTCTCTTCGGGATAAACTTTCTGATCCTTTATCATCACGTGATGCTCGTTTACTTCTCCTTCAATCGGGAAGTAGGAGCGGGCGCCGCCGAGGAAACCGAAAAACTCATCGAAATTCCTGTTCCAAGGCTGAAACTGCGGACGAAGACCCATATTCCATTTACCAATAACGCAGGTGCGATAGCCGAGGGATTTGAAGTAGTCGGCAAAGGTTTTCTCGTTCGGATCGAGGCCGAGATCGTCCTGAGTATAACCTTGCATCGGCTTGGCATCGGGGCCGTTGAATTCGTGGCCGAAACGCTGCTGATAACGCCCTGTAAGAAGCCCTGCTCTGGACGGGCAGCATACCGAGGCAGTTACATACGCCTGAGAGAATCTCGTTCCCTTCTTCGCTATCGAATCGATGTGCGGGGTCTGCTGAACTTTTGAACCCTGAAATCCGAAATCGCCGTATCCTGCATCGTCTGCGAGAAATACTATCACGTTAGGCCGCTTTTTCGAACTCAGTGCATCTTTTGCCGTCTGCCTTGATGCATCATTCGCCGCAAAGGCTGCGCCTGAAAAGGCCGAAAATGCCAATGAACTGCACGCTGCTTTGAGAAAACTTCTTCTTTCCATAATTTATCTTTCTATTAACAAAAAACATCATTCGTCTTTAATAACGCAGAGTATCTGCTTGCAGATAATCAGAAAGCCGGCATATTAGGCTGCTCTGCGGGGGTTATTGCGATTCCTTCAATCTCCACGAGCCATCCCGGGCGGCATACCGGAGCAACCACAAGCAGGCAGGGCACCCCCGGGAAGCAGCGATTTATAAGCTCTTCTGCTGGCCCGCTGTCTGAAGGGTCTCGCAGGTATACGGTGATTGCGGCGAGATGCTCTCTGGAGCTGCCTGCCTGGCTGAGGAGGGCATCAATATTCTGGACTGTCCTTTCAAACTGGCCAAAAAAATCTTCCGAATGAACCACCACCCCCTCTTTGTCTATGCTCGCTGTACCAGATATGAGAGTATGGATTCGGTCTGTGTATTTTATTGAAGTCGCCCGCTCGAAGGTAACGCCGTAAATATGCGTAGGGCTCAGCCACTCAGGAGCGGAGATATACTGAATCTGATTTTTGGCAGGATTATCTATTGCATAGTAATCCAGGAGCACCTTGCAGGCGGGATTGTCCCATGCACCTTCAATGCCTGTACTTGCGATAAAATGCGTATCTTTTGTTAAACCTTCCTTCTCGAATATTTCTCTTCTGGCATCAACAAGCCCCTTGTAGTTCCCGTCAACGTTCTGGACGTAGAACCAAGTTCTCACGACATTATCTTTGAGCGTCATTGAGTTTTTATCGAGCCGTCCTGCAAGTTCATCGAAAACTGCATAAGTTTGCAGGTATGAGCTCTCTGCATCCATGCTGTTTAGCGATGCGGAGAAAATATGTCTTTGCGAATTGGGGGTAAAGCTCACAAAAGAGCGCCCCGATTCCTTTTTAACAGCTTCGCCGCTTTGAGCAGCGTGATATGCCCAAAGGCTAAGC is a window encoding:
- a CDS encoding sulfatase-like hydrolase/transferase encodes the protein MERRSFLKAACSSLAFSAFSGAAFAANDASRQTAKDALSSKKRPNVIVFLADDAGYGDFGFQGSKVQQTPHIDSIAKKGTRFSQAYVTASVCCPSRAGLLTGRYQQRFGHEFNGPDAKPMQGYTQDDLGLDPNEKTFADYFKSLGYRTCVIGKWNMGLRPQFQPWNRNFDEFFGFLGGARSYFPIEGEVNEHHVMIKDQKVYPEEKITYTTDDFTDYAVDYVQRHKDRPFFLYLSYNAVHTPMHAKEEDLEQFSDVEPWRRRANAAMTKAMDDSIGRVTGKLKELGLEDDTLIMFFNDNGGTNNGASNGKLRGMKGSQWEGGIRVPCIMKWPGEIKKNTVYDKPVSGFDFLPTAYAAAGGSKILGKPFDGVNLMPYLNGKKKSRPHKTLFWKRGEGYAVRDGDWKWVHQEDGTAGLYNLAEDISEKNDLSDKNPEKLKHLKKLYKQWESEMAPPKWKRGGGWIEYDIAEQLSS
- a CDS encoding Rid family hydrolase, whose product is MEYITFDFSSKIKTFVSKFKNKSGTEEFHFTFQPLCWGYAQDQLEWIKSAYSKAIEELGLCEETAIFRRFLCSDLINQAQVLEGLDFSSSNPARSGCAVSKVSQPPCGAAKLSLWAYHAAQSGEAVKKESGRSFVSFTPNSQRHIFSASLNSMDAESSYLQTYAVFDELAGRLDKNSMTLKDNVVRTWFYVQNVDGNYKGLVDARREIFEKEGLTKDTHFIASTGIEGAWDNPACKVLLDYYAIDNPAKNQIQYISAPEWLSPTHIYGVTFERATSIKYTDRIHTLISGTASIDKEGVVVHSEDFFGQFERTVQNIDALLSQAGSSREHLAAITVYLRDPSDSGPAEELINRCFPGVPCLLVVAPVCRPGWLVEIEGIAITPAEQPNMPAF